A section of the Prevotella melaninogenica genome encodes:
- a CDS encoding B12-binding domain-containing radical SAM protein — MKVKMILPALQEAESPYWRPIKYSLFPPLGLATLAAYFSDNDEVEIQDQHIEQLKLNDTPDLVCIQVYITNAYRAYKIADEYRKKGVYVVMGGLHVTSLPDEAAQHADTLILGPGEEAFPRFIKDLREGHPQKRYMASWRSIENIPPVRRDLIKREKYLVPNSLVVSRGCPHHCDFCYKDAFYSEGKSFYTRKVDDALAEIDSLPGRHLYFLDDHLLGNSHFASELFEGMRGMGRVFQSASTVAAVLNGNLIEKAAEAGLRSLFLGFETFSPDNLRSSNKLQNLSKDYVAAVERLHSLGIMINGSFVFGLDHDDKDVFQRTVDWGIEHSITTATFHILTPYPGTRLFQQMERDGRITSYDWSKYDTRTVVYKTLGLTAEELKQGYEWAYRNFYSWSNIFKASFGHDNIKQQLAHLFYMGGWKKFEPFWNFMIQYGNLNRMLPVLENLLANTNGNITKSKMSRQGIELVKKTAL; from the coding sequence ATGAAGGTAAAAATGATATTACCAGCTTTGCAAGAGGCAGAAAGCCCTTATTGGCGACCTATCAAATACTCGCTTTTCCCACCTTTGGGGCTGGCAACACTTGCAGCCTATTTCTCTGATAATGATGAAGTAGAGATACAGGATCAACACATTGAGCAACTTAAGTTGAATGATACTCCAGATTTGGTTTGTATTCAAGTCTACATTACTAATGCTTATAGGGCTTACAAGATTGCTGATGAATATAGAAAAAAAGGAGTATATGTCGTTATGGGAGGACTTCACGTTACAAGTCTTCCTGACGAAGCGGCACAACACGCAGACACACTAATATTAGGACCAGGGGAAGAAGCATTCCCACGATTCATCAAAGACTTGCGCGAAGGACACCCTCAAAAACGGTATATGGCAAGTTGGAGAAGTATTGAAAACATTCCTCCTGTACGCCGTGATCTTATTAAAAGAGAGAAGTATTTAGTACCTAACTCGCTTGTTGTTTCCCGTGGTTGTCCCCACCATTGTGACTTTTGCTATAAGGACGCCTTCTATAGTGAAGGTAAATCGTTTTACACTCGGAAAGTAGACGATGCCTTAGCTGAAATCGATAGCCTTCCTGGCAGACACCTTTATTTTCTTGACGATCATCTCTTAGGTAATTCTCATTTCGCATCAGAACTATTTGAGGGTATGCGTGGCATGGGTAGAGTTTTTCAGAGTGCCTCTACAGTTGCAGCAGTGCTCAATGGTAATTTGATAGAAAAAGCTGCCGAGGCAGGATTGCGGAGTTTGTTTTTAGGTTTTGAGACATTTTCTCCAGACAATCTTCGTTCAAGTAACAAACTACAAAACTTATCGAAAGATTATGTAGCAGCTGTTGAACGCCTGCATAGTCTTGGTATTATGATTAACGGAAGTTTTGTTTTTGGTCTTGATCATGATGATAAAGATGTATTTCAAAGAACTGTTGATTGGGGGATTGAACATAGCATAACAACAGCAACCTTCCATATTCTAACTCCTTATCCAGGAACGCGTCTGTTTCAACAGATGGAACGAGATGGACGTATTACGTCTTATGACTGGAGCAAGTATGATACCCGAACGGTTGTGTACAAAACATTGGGATTAACAGCAGAGGAGTTAAAACAAGGCTACGAGTGGGCTTATCGTAACTTCTATTCATGGAGTAATATTTTTAAGGCAAGCTTTGGGCACGATAATATAAAGCAGCAATTGGCTCATCTCTTTTATATGGGAGGGTGGAAGAAGTTTGAACCTTTTTGGAATTTTATGATTCAATATGGTAACCTCAATCGTATGTTACCCGTGCTGGAGAATCTATTGGCCAATACAAATGGGAATATAACAAAGAGTAAAATGTCAAGACAAGGTATAGAACTTGTTAAAAAGACCGCATTATAA
- a CDS encoding DUF4295 domain-containing protein yields MAKKAVATLHEGSTDGRAYSKVIKMVKSPKTGAYIFDEQMVPNEAVKDFFKN; encoded by the coding sequence ATGGCAAAGAAAGCGGTCGCTACCCTCCACGAAGGTTCTACGGATGGTCGCGCATATTCAAAAGTTATCAAGATGGTAAAGAGCCCAAAGACTGGTGCTTACATCTTCGATGAGCAGATGGTCCCAAATGAGGCTGTCAAGGATTTCTTTAAGAATTAA
- the rpmG gene encoding 50S ribosomal protein L33 yields MAKKAKGNRVQVILECTEMKNSGVAGTSRYVTTKNRKNTPERLELMKYNPVLKKVTLHKEIK; encoded by the coding sequence ATGGCAAAGAAAGCTAAAGGAAACAGAGTCCAAGTTATCTTGGAATGTACCGAGATGAAGAACAGCGGTGTAGCTGGTACAAGTCGTTACGTAACTACAAAGAACCGTAAGAATACTCCAGAGCGTCTTGAGCTCATGAAGTATAATCCTGTTCTGAAGAAGGTTACCCTTCACAAGGAGATTAAGTAA
- the rpmB gene encoding 50S ribosomal protein L28 has protein sequence MSKICQITGKKAQIGCNVSHSKHRTKRSFDVNLFSKKFYYVEEACWIQLKISAAGLRLINKVGLDAALKQAVSKGYVDWKDIKVIGD, from the coding sequence ATGTCTAAGATTTGTCAAATCACAGGAAAGAAGGCACAGATAGGTTGTAACGTGTCTCACTCAAAGCACCGTACAAAGAGAAGCTTTGATGTTAACCTCTTCAGCAAGAAGTTCTACTATGTAGAGGAGGCTTGCTGGATTCAGCTGAAGATTAGTGCTGCTGGTCTTCGTCTAATTAACAAGGTAGGTCTTGATGCAGCACTCAAGCAGGCTGTTTCTAAGGGTTATGTTGACTGGAAGGACATTAAGGTAATAGGAGACTAA
- a CDS encoding CinA family protein, protein MDFESKIISRQIGDILYASGYTIGTAESCTGGRISEAIMAIPGSSNYYKGGVVAYTDEVKEKLLGVSHEILEEKSAVSEEVAREMVLGTIKTIGVDFAIASTGVAGPGGGTAEHPVGTIWLAYGNKDEVRTFKLTEDFGRDINLAIATNKAIRLFLDFLKELDIKSE, encoded by the coding sequence ATGGATTTTGAAAGTAAGATAATATCACGTCAGATTGGTGACATCCTTTATGCTTCAGGTTACACAATTGGAACAGCAGAAAGCTGCACAGGTGGTCGTATCAGTGAAGCGATAATGGCTATCCCAGGATCATCTAATTATTATAAAGGAGGAGTAGTTGCTTATACGGATGAAGTAAAGGAGAAACTACTTGGCGTATCTCATGAAATACTTGAGGAGAAAAGTGCAGTATCAGAGGAGGTTGCACGTGAGATGGTATTAGGCACTATAAAAACTATTGGAGTAGACTTTGCCATTGCATCTACAGGAGTAGCCGGCCCTGGAGGCGGTACAGCAGAACATCCAGTGGGTACTATTTGGTTGGCATATGGCAACAAAGATGAGGTAAGAACATTTAAGTTAACCGAAGACTTCGGACGTGACATAAATCTTGCCATTGCAACAAACAAAGCAATCCGTCTATTCCTTGATTTCCTAAAAGAATTAGATATTAAGTCCGAATAA
- the tsaD gene encoding tRNA (adenosine(37)-N6)-threonylcarbamoyltransferase complex transferase subunit TsaD — MEKEDIYILGIESSCDDTSAAVLRNGVILSNVTASQEVHKAYGGVVPELASRAHQQNVVPVVDQALKRAGITKEQLSAIAFTRGPGLMGSLLVGVNFAKGFARSLNIPMIEVNHLQGHVMAHFIKESDDDNHMPPFPFLCLLVSGGNSQIVKVNAYNDMEVLGQTIDDAAGEAIDKCSKVMGLGYPGGPIIDRLARQGNPLAYKFAEPNVAGFDYSFSGLKTSFLYNMRKWVEEDPDFIEHHKEDIAASLEHAIVSILMKKLRLAVKETGIKHVAVAGGVSANNGLRNAFHDHAERYGWTIYIPKFSYTTDNAAMIASVGNFKYQDKDFTQMDIPVFSKVTFE, encoded by the coding sequence ATGGAAAAAGAAGATATTTATATATTAGGTATAGAAAGCAGTTGTGATGACACAAGTGCTGCCGTATTGAGGAATGGTGTAATCCTCAGTAATGTAACAGCCTCACAGGAGGTGCATAAAGCTTACGGAGGAGTTGTTCCTGAGCTTGCATCAAGAGCGCACCAGCAGAACGTAGTTCCTGTTGTTGATCAAGCATTGAAGCGTGCGGGTATTACTAAAGAACAACTTTCAGCCATAGCCTTTACACGTGGTCCTGGATTGATGGGTAGTCTTTTGGTTGGTGTAAACTTTGCAAAAGGTTTTGCTCGTTCATTGAATATCCCAATGATTGAGGTAAACCATTTGCAGGGTCATGTCATGGCTCACTTTATCAAGGAAAGCGATGACGACAACCACATGCCTCCATTCCCATTCCTTTGTCTCTTGGTATCTGGTGGTAATTCCCAGATTGTTAAGGTGAATGCCTATAACGATATGGAAGTACTTGGTCAGACTATTGACGATGCTGCTGGTGAGGCTATTGACAAGTGTTCAAAGGTAATGGGACTCGGCTATCCTGGTGGTCCAATCATTGATAGGCTTGCACGCCAAGGTAATCCTTTGGCTTATAAGTTTGCAGAGCCAAATGTTGCTGGTTTTGATTACTCTTTCTCTGGTCTTAAGACATCATTCTTATATAATATGAGAAAATGGGTAGAGGAAGACCCTGATTTCATAGAGCATCATAAAGAAGACATTGCAGCCAGCCTTGAGCATGCAATTGTTAGTATATTGATGAAGAAGTTACGCTTAGCTGTTAAAGAGACTGGTATTAAACATGTAGCAGTTGCAGGTGGCGTATCGGCTAATAATGGTCTTCGTAATGCGTTCCATGACCATGCAGAGCGTTATGGTTGGACGATTTACATACCAAAGTTTAGCTATACGACAGACAATGCAGCAATGATTGCCAGTGTAGGTAACTTCAAGTATCAAGACAAAGACTTTACACAGATGGATATCCCTGTGTTTAGCAAAGTAACTTTTGAATAA
- the map gene encoding type I methionyl aminopeptidase yields the protein MQLKKKRWHCLPGQEPTEMDLKIMALEKKGKLVPTRDMIKTPEQIEGIRKSGIVNTGCLDAVAEAIHAGMNTQEIDDICMQYCKDHNAIPACLNYEGYPKSVCTSINEVVCHGVPKKEDVLQEGDIINVDMTTIVDGYYADASRMFIIGKTTPEKERLVRVAKECLEIGAEAAKPYSFVGDIGHAIQKHAEKNGYGVVRDLCGHGVGIEFHEQPDIVHYGHRGTGMLLVPGMVFTIEPMINMGTWKVFIDADDPYGWEVITGDEKPSAQWEHTFVMTEHGLEILTH from the coding sequence ATGCAGTTGAAAAAGAAAAGGTGGCATTGTCTTCCAGGACAGGAGCCAACCGAAATGGACTTAAAGATAATGGCTCTTGAGAAGAAGGGCAAACTCGTTCCTACACGTGATATGATTAAGACACCTGAGCAGATTGAAGGTATCCGAAAGAGTGGTATCGTCAATACTGGCTGCTTGGATGCTGTTGCTGAGGCTATCCACGCAGGAATGAATACACAGGAGATTGATGATATCTGTATGCAGTATTGCAAGGACCATAATGCAATCCCTGCCTGCTTGAACTATGAGGGATATCCAAAGAGTGTATGTACAAGTATCAATGAAGTTGTGTGTCATGGTGTTCCAAAGAAAGAAGATGTTCTTCAAGAAGGAGATATCATCAATGTTGATATGACAACGATTGTAGATGGCTATTATGCAGATGCAAGTCGTATGTTCATCATTGGAAAGACAACACCTGAGAAGGAACGTTTGGTACGTGTAGCGAAGGAATGCCTTGAGATAGGTGCCGAAGCAGCTAAGCCTTATTCCTTTGTAGGTGACATCGGTCATGCTATTCAGAAGCATGCAGAGAAGAATGGCTATGGTGTTGTACGTGACCTCTGTGGTCATGGTGTGGGTATCGAGTTCCACGAACAGCCAGACATTGTTCACTATGGTCATAGAGGTACTGGTATGTTACTGGTTCCTGGTATGGTATTTACCATTGAACCAATGATTAATATGGGTACATGGAAAGTCTTCATTGATGCTGACGACCCGTATGGTTGGGAGGTTATCACAGGAGACGAAAAGCCTTCAGCTCAGTGGGAGCATACTTTCGTTATGACTGAACATGGATTAGAGATTCTGACACATTAA